The window AGAATCAAGAGGCAAGAATCAAGAGTTAAGACATTTGAACGCCGGCAAAAGCATAAAATAGAATCAAGAATCAAGACTTTTAAACGCCGGCGAATACTCACCCGCCCGTCGCTGCGCTGGGGCACCCTCTCTTCAACTTCGTTGGAAAGAGGGGCTTGAACGAATGATACTTATTGTAAGAAATAAAACGCTTCCAAACCCCTCTTTCCTGCGCAGCAGAAGAGAGGGATGTCGGGCGTAGCCTCGACAGGGTGAGTCTTCGCCGCCTTTCCGCCAATGACTAACCACCATCCACCAATGAACTAATGAACCAGTGAACCAATGAACGTTTCCGCAAACAACCTGTACGATTTCAGCTTCGCTTCGCTATCATAAATGTGCGATGTTGCCATAATCTCGTCCACCCCGTTCTCTTCCACAAAATCGGTTAGGGCCGCTGTAATTTTTTGCTTGCTGCCTATGAACGAGTAAGCCAGCATCTGCATCACGGCTTCCTCTTCAAACACGTTCCAGATGTGGGCCATGCTTTCAACCGGGGGTTGCAGCAGGCGACGTTTGCCGGTAACAATGCCCATAAACATTTGCTTAACGCTGGTGGCCAGGTATTCGGCTTCCTCGTCGGTATCGGCGGCTACTACGTTTACGCAGGCCATTACGTAGGGCTGCTGCAACACGGCCGAAGGTTTAAAGTTATCCCGGTATATTTTAATAGCCTCTTTAAAGTAGGCCGGCGCAAAGTGACTGGCGAAGGCATAGGGCAAACCCTTGGCCGCGGCAAGCCGGGCGCTATCCGTGCTCGACCCTAATATCCATATCGGTACCTCCAGCCCCTCGCCGGGAATGGCGCGAACCTTGGCATCGGCGTTATCGACCGAAAAATATTTTTGCAGCGCCTCCACATCCCGCGGGAAGTAAAACGACGCGTTCATGTTCTCGCCCCTGATGGCCATGGCGGTAACCTGGTCGGTGCCGGGGGCGCGGCCAAGGCCAAGGTCAATCCGGTTGGGGTAAAGGGTAGCCAGGGTGCCAAACTGCTCGGCCACCACCAGCGGCGAATGATTAGGCAGCATAATCCCGCCCGAACCCACGCGGATTGTCTGCGTATTGCCCGCCACATAACCAATTAGTAATGATGTGGCCGAACTTGCCACCGCAATCATATTATGATGCTCGGCAAACCAGTAACGCGTATAGCCCAGCTGCTCGGCCTGCCGCGCGTTCTGCAGGCTCAACCGGTAAGTATCGGCAATAGGGTGCCCCTCAACCACGGTAGCCAAATCAAGTACCGAATAAGCCAGCTTATCCAATGTTTTTAAACTCATACCACAAATTTAACCCTAAACCCCGCAGCAATGCGAGGGCCGGTGGCAGATATGACTTTGGCTAAACAATAGCCCTACGTCACCGTCATACGGGGGTAAAAAACGGGGGGGATGAAGGAAAAACAACGTATATCGCATGGCGGCGACGACTCACCCGGCGAGGTTGCGCCCGCCACCCTCTCTCTCGGCTTCGCCGGAAAGAGGGGCTTGAACGGTGGATATTATAATTGAAAAGCAACCAACCAGATAATGAATTTTCAAGCCCCTCTTTCCGGCGAAGCCGAGAGAGAGGGTGGCGGGCGCAGCCTCGCCGGGTGAGTCTTAGCCCGCGTTCAAAGCCAATGTTTATGTGTCAAAAAATCCCAGACTTACGAAGTTTTAAAAACTTCGTAAGTCTTTCGCCCGCTTGTCATTCCCCTTTCAGCCTCCGCCCGCCAACCTAACCACCATCCATCAATAAACTAATGAACATTAGCAAAATCCTCCGCTTTGGTAAAATACTCCAGCGCTAAAATCAGCAGGGTCGAGGTGGCGAAATTTACCTTTTGTATGGTGGGCAGCAGGTCCCAGTTGCTGGTGCCCCACAGGTATACGCCGTAGTAAAACAGCAGCACACAAATTATACACAGGAACTTAAACCAATGAAGCTTTGTTTTCAGGATATAAACGGTGATGATCACTATGCACGTCCAAAACAAACTGGTTGATATAATCAGCATCAAATCGTGATAGCGGGTTACGGTTAAAAACGTAAAAACCACGTTAGCCAGCCCCAGGTATTTGAGTATAATGCCCGCGTTTTTTACAGGTATTTTGCCGGCCATATGCACAAAAAACAGCGCATAACAACAGGGGAACAGCAGCATCCCCGCATATGCCCAAATCATGGCCGGGTTTGGGGCGCCGTTTAGGGCCCTGGCGCCAAACAGGTTGCTAATAAAATTCCGGCTCCAGCTAAAGCCCACCGTAGTTTCATCAAACATGGTGCCGCCCGGGTAAAGCCCAATGGCTACCCCCATCAAAATCAGCCCGATTACTACACCAATTAAAACAGCATGTTTCTTCATCAT is drawn from Mucilaginibacter ginsenosidivorax and contains these coding sequences:
- a CDS encoding LLM class flavin-dependent oxidoreductase, producing the protein MSLKTLDKLAYSVLDLATVVEGHPIADTYRLSLQNARQAEQLGYTRYWFAEHHNMIAVASSATSLLIGYVAGNTQTIRVGSGGIMLPNHSPLVVAEQFGTLATLYPNRIDLGLGRAPGTDQVTAMAIRGENMNASFYFPRDVEALQKYFSVDNADAKVRAIPGEGLEVPIWILGSSTDSARLAAAKGLPYAFASHFAPAYFKEAIKIYRDNFKPSAVLQQPYVMACVNVVAADTDEEAEYLATSVKQMFMGIVTGKRRLLQPPVESMAHIWNVFEEEAVMQMLAYSFIGSKQKITAALTDFVEENGVDEIMATSHIYDSEAKLKSYRLFAETFIGSLVH